In Carya illinoinensis cultivar Pawnee chromosome 7, C.illinoinensisPawnee_v1, whole genome shotgun sequence, the following are encoded in one genomic region:
- the LOC122315969 gene encoding probable aldo-keto reductase 1 gives MAQGNEVQIPRVKLGNLGLEVSKLGFGCMGLTGAYNSPLSDEDGISVIKHAFSKGITFFDTADVYGPHTNEILLGKALKQLPREKIQIATKFGIQRPSFSGIVVNGSPEYVRSCCEASLKRLDVEYIDLYYQHRIDTKVPIEETVGELKKLVEEGKVKYIGLSEASPDTIRRAHAIHPITAVQMEWSLWTRDLEEEIIPLCRELGIGIVPYSPLGRGFFAGKGVVETVATNSNLANHPRFQGENLDKNKTIYTRIESLARKHECTPAQLALAWVLEQGDDVVPIPGTTKIKNLDDNIGSLKVKLTGETLKEISNAVPIEEVAGSRSFINTDHLQWKFANTPPKS, from the exons ATGGCACAAGGAAATGAAGTCCAAATTCCAAGGGTTAAACTGGGCAATCTAGGCCTTGAG GTCTCAAAGTTGGGGTTTGGATGTATGGGCCTGACTGGAGCCTATAATTCTCCTCTCTCTGATGAGGATGGAATCTCAGTAATAAAGCATGCTTTCAGTAAGGGGATCACTTTCTTTGATACAGCCGACGTTTATGGGCCTCATACTAATGAAATTCTTCTTGGGAAG GCCTTGAAGCAATTGCCAAGAGAGAAAATTCAAATAGCCACCAAATTTGGCATCCAAAGACCGTCCTTTTCTGGTATAGTTGTGAATGGTAGTCCAGAATATGTTCGCTCATGCTGTGAGGCGAGCTTGAAGCGCCTTGATGTGGAATATATTGATCTGTATTATCAGCACCGCATAGACACAAAAGTACCTATAGAAGAAACC GTTGGTGAACTTAAGAAACTGGTAGAAGAGGGAAAAGTCAAGTATATTGGTCTATCTGAAGCCAGCCCAGACACAATAAGGAGGGCACATGCCATCCATCCAATCACAGCTGTACAAATGGAGTGGTCTCTCTGGACTCGTGATCTCGAGGAAGAGATAATTCCACTTTGCAG GGAACTTGGAATTGGAATAGTTCCATACAGTCCTCTTGGTCGCGGTTTTTTTGCTGGCAAGGGAGTTGTTGAAACTGTGGCCACAAATAGCAACTTG GCCAATCATCCTCGGTTCCAAGGTGAGAATTTGGATAAGAACAAGACCATTTATACTCGAATAGAAAGCCTGGCTAGAAAGCATGAATGCACTCCTGCCCAGCTAGCACTAGCATGGGTTCTTGAACAAGGGGATGATGTTGTACCCATACCTG GGACAACCAAGATCAAGAACCTGGATGACAATATTGGCTCTTTGAAGGTGAAACTTACAGGAGAAACTCTAAAAGAGATATCTAATGCTGTGCCTATCGAAGAGGTAGCTGGTAGTAGAAGCTTTATAAACACGGATCATTTACAATGGAAGTTTGCCAACACTCCACCAAAGAGTTAA